The following proteins are co-located in the Takifugu flavidus isolate HTHZ2018 chromosome 16, ASM371156v2, whole genome shotgun sequence genome:
- the LOC130540401 gene encoding RNA polymerase II elongation factor ELL-like, which translates to MATLRETRTYGLSGGPSRRNVSVFHVKLTDSAAKAIDGFRNSEGRSARPTISFSGSRGSITVPCSEGGDQLRIFTFGLTNVASDKLQGTFDCVQQLATGSAEELSCLGVIRKKLKVDATDESYAKARQSMAQAEEETRSQRAIVIKGVGRDRDRGKKATPRASGSEAAAKAKPSSPPQSRLSFRRKVAKSKQKTSASVSGSRSTCEVTELPLRDRVIHLLVLRPYKRSELVLRLRRDGVTDGEGDGLEPVLQEVGELSCGDTFVLKNGLFKDVQKDWPGYTAGERQLLKRILIRRLFEPQQNLLTVPQTQVSPLRETPNSSPVHNQNPSKPEAYTDPLVRRGPRISHLSKKTATDLPRVAKHVTRTEAMEATQQRGSLDPRRLFSPLEGPRPKSDQPPSSVRGKRPKTKRKRSSEQGDRRTDEDGRKRDQCSDRTNGAASADCADAGEVLLETNANQAGGDTDYLLSYSVISSYHQRQSYKHEFNSDYSEYRLLHARIDGVTQQFMELNAQLQQLTRDSSKYKEVHDQVIQAYGRIKKSNPNYQQEKTRCEYLHNKLAHIKKLISAYDQQQLPLDDRSVSATQR; encoded by the exons ATGGCGACGCTGAGGGAGACGCGCACTTACGGGCTCTCTGGCGGACCGAGCCGCCGAAACGTCTCGGTGTTTCACGTCAAACTGACTGACAGCGCGGCAAAAGCCATTGATGGCTTTCGGAACAGCGAG GGCCGGTCCGCACGTCCCACCATCTCCTTCAGTGGGAGTCGAGGG agcaTCACCGTCCCCTGCTCGGAGGGAGGAGACCAGCTGAGGATCTTCACCTTCGGCCTGACGAACGTCGCCTCCGACAAACTGCAGGGAACCTTCGACTGCGTGCAGCAGCTCGCCACCGG CTCGGCGGAGGAGCTGTCGTGTCTCGGGGTGATTCGGAAGAAGCTGAAAGTCGACGCCACGGACGAGTCGTACGCCAAAGCCCGTCAGAGCATGGCCCAGGCCGAGGAGGAGACGCGCAGCCAGCGGGCCATCGTCATCAAGGGCGTGGGCCGCGACCGCGACCGGG GTAAGAAGGCGACTCCGCGAGCGTCGGGCTCTGAGGCGGCAGCCAAGGCGAAGCCCTCAAGCCCCCCCCAGTCTCGCCTCAGCTTCAGGAGGAAGGTTGCCAAGTCCAAGCAGAAGACGTCTGCCTCCGTCTCCGGCAGTCGCAGCACCTGTGAGGTGACGGAGCTTCCACTGAGGGACAGGGTGATCCACCTGCTGGTGCTGAGACCCTACAAGAGGAGCGAGCTGGTCCTGAGGCTGCGGAGAGATGGCGTGACGGACGGGGAGGGTGACGGGCTGGagcctgtcctgcaggag GTGGGTGAGCTGAGCTGTGGCGACACCTTTGTGTTGAAGAACGGTCTGTTTAAAGACGTGCAGAAGGACTGGCCCGGCTACACCGCGGGGGAGCGGCAGCTCCTCAAACGGATCCTCATCAG GAGACTGTTTGAGCCTCAGCAGAACCTTCTGACGGTGCCGCAGACCCAGGTCAGCCCCCTCCGAGAGACCCCCAATTCCTCGCCGGTGCACAACCAGAACCCCTCCAAGCCAGAGGCATACACGGACCCCCTGGTGAGGAGGGGGCCCAGAATATCTCACCTGTCCAAAAAAACGGCCACCGACCTGCCCCGAGTGGCCAAACACGTGACCCGGACCGAGGCCATGGAGGCAACGCAGCAAAGAGGCTCTCTGGACCCGCGGAGGCTCTTTAGCCCGCTAGAGGGGCCTCGGCCCAAGTCTGATCAGCCGCCGTCATCTGTGAGGGGGAAGAGACCGAAaacgaagaggaagaggagcagcgagCAG ggggacagacggacggacgagGATGGAAGGAAACGAGATCAGTGTTCAGACAGGACAAACGGCGCAGCCTCCGCGGACTGTGCGG ATGCTGGTGAGGTTTTGTTGGAGACAAATGCAAATCAGGCAGGCGGCGACACCGACTACCTACT GAGTTACTCGGTGATCTCCAGCTACCACCAGAGGCAGAGCTACAAGCACGAGTTCAACAGCGATTACAGCGAGTACAGACTCTTACACGCTCGCATCGACGGTGTGACGCAGCAGTTTATGGAGCTCAAcgcgcagctgcagcagctcaccAGAGACTCCAGTAAATACAAG GAGGTCCACGATCAAGTAATCCAGGCATATGGCAGGATTAAAAAG TCTAACCCCAACTACCAACAGGAAAAGACCCGCTGTGAATATCTGCACAACAAACTAGCTCACATCAAGAAGCTCATATCTGCGTACGACCAGCAACAACTTCCCCTGGACGACAGGAGTGTCAGCGCAACACAGAGATAA